From Prochlorococcus sp. MIT 1223, the proteins below share one genomic window:
- the smc gene encoding chromosome segregation protein SMC — protein MVYINQVELSNFKSFGGTMKIPLEQDFTVVTGPNGSGKSNILDGVLFCLGLATSRGMRADRLPDLVNSGVLKAGKSAETVVSVRFDLTDWKPDSAEEGLEPSQEGPWIKSDQKDWTVTRKLRIMPGGSYSSTYYSDGEICNLQQLQTQLRRLRVDPEGSNVVMQGDVTRIVSMSNKDRRGLIDELAGVALFDSRIEQTRFKLDDVHERQERCRIVEQELLVGQQRLQKDCEKARIYRDLKEKFQIGKKQELVLIFEEAKKGLIGLQSRHEQLGEKAKKDECEITELKEKLSSSVEKLKTLQQIVKDLGEDKLLSIQAEIAGLDTQSKELDRQAQIHKQEGEQLHEQRKDLLSRRDKIEEKKESSKTFIDPDLIQKAENDCQNAEAAVDASRRRLSEVAGRSGAWLENQRQRSSYKQEIQSSLRPLIEKKQTIEEKLLQLDTRLEELEEAQQRDISDNKKVHEKLLSLDNAWKSLISEITEKKKCIKDLSDDVSIQERTRQRMEQEQTKLERDIARIESRRETLQESRGTGALRLLLEAGLDGIHGPVAQLGEVDDCYRQALEVAAGARLGQIVVDNDQIAAKAIELLKLRKAGRLTFLPLNKINQGPLGINKAIQRNTFTSSISLDEPFIGRAVDLIKFESIYENVFNYVFGETLVYRDLNSARIQLGRKRTVTLEGELLEKNGAMTGGSFAAKSSGLSFGISKERDELEPMRERLLLLGETLAKCFLEEARLNKLLSELRTDLVKLNERQVALETERTSSQTSNEPLLERQNLRKNRLQEFHSSKDIYKNDLALVIKEIEPLLSAIEKIEKNEEFLDKDVDGENLKQLQIDLESADSALDKARLHRDNLVNESRQHQFSLERLQDQMNSLLIEENRLKESVEKLSSSHKTWRQQNIDIDRRRNQLSNEQKDLEIHFGEQRRTRDLVEADVAKQRQVLQEAQWNLDRLRDERISLEEEIRNGNIRLQELKQKLPDPLPEISDVIRTNGLVAHQADLENLQRRMESLEPVNMLALEELGKLEKRLEDLCQRLDVLSEERTELLLRIETVATLRQEAFMEAFEAVDIHFREIFANLSEGDGHLQLENMEDPLEGGLTLVAHPKGKSVRRLAAMSGGEKSLTALSFLFALQRFRPSPFYALDEVDSFLDGVNVERLSALIAKQSTEAQFLVVSHRRPMIGASTRTIGVTQARGAHTQVVGLPIAA, from the coding sequence TTGGTTTACATCAATCAGGTTGAACTTTCGAATTTCAAGTCCTTTGGAGGGACTATGAAAATCCCTCTAGAGCAAGATTTTACTGTTGTTACTGGGCCAAACGGCTCAGGTAAAAGCAATATTCTAGATGGTGTTTTATTTTGTTTGGGCTTGGCTACGAGTAGAGGAATGCGTGCTGATCGATTGCCAGACTTAGTCAATAGTGGTGTCTTAAAAGCAGGTAAATCAGCAGAAACAGTAGTTAGCGTGAGATTTGATCTAACGGATTGGAAGCCTGATAGTGCAGAGGAAGGATTAGAACCTTCTCAAGAGGGTCCTTGGATTAAATCTGACCAAAAGGATTGGACAGTGACGCGTAAATTGAGAATTATGCCTGGAGGTTCTTATAGCTCTACCTATTACTCAGATGGTGAAATATGTAATCTTCAGCAATTACAAACTCAATTAAGAAGACTCAGAGTTGACCCCGAAGGGAGCAATGTAGTTATGCAAGGAGACGTTACTAGAATTGTTTCAATGAGTAATAAAGATCGTCGTGGATTAATAGATGAGTTAGCTGGAGTTGCCTTATTTGATAGTCGAATTGAGCAAACACGCTTCAAGCTTGATGATGTTCATGAGCGACAAGAACGTTGTCGAATAGTTGAACAAGAATTGCTGGTTGGTCAGCAACGCTTACAAAAAGATTGCGAGAAAGCTCGTATCTACAGGGATTTAAAGGAAAAATTTCAAATTGGGAAAAAGCAAGAATTAGTGTTAATTTTTGAAGAAGCTAAAAAAGGCTTAATTGGTTTACAATCTCGCCATGAACAATTAGGTGAAAAAGCTAAGAAAGACGAATGTGAAATTACAGAGCTAAAAGAAAAATTATCTTCTTCGGTTGAAAAATTAAAAACTTTGCAGCAGATAGTAAAAGACCTTGGTGAAGATAAATTGCTTTCAATTCAGGCAGAGATTGCTGGATTAGATACCCAATCTAAAGAGTTAGATCGTCAAGCTCAGATCCACAAACAGGAAGGAGAGCAATTACATGAACAGAGAAAGGATTTATTATCTAGACGAGATAAAATAGAAGAGAAAAAAGAAAGTAGTAAAACATTTATAGATCCAGACCTTATTCAAAAGGCAGAAAATGATTGTCAAAATGCTGAGGCAGCTGTTGATGCTTCACGGAGAAGGTTATCTGAGGTTGCAGGAAGGTCTGGCGCTTGGTTGGAGAATCAGCGTCAGAGAAGTTCTTATAAACAAGAGATTCAATCTTCTCTTCGACCTCTCATAGAAAAAAAGCAAACTATTGAGGAAAAATTACTTCAATTAGATACAAGACTTGAAGAATTAGAAGAGGCTCAACAAAGAGATATTAGCGATAATAAAAAAGTTCATGAAAAACTACTTTCTTTAGACAATGCATGGAAATCATTGATATCTGAAATTACAGAAAAGAAAAAATGTATAAAAGATTTGTCAGACGATGTTTCTATTCAAGAAAGAACTCGTCAGAGAATGGAGCAAGAACAAACGAAATTAGAAAGAGACATTGCTCGTATAGAAAGTCGTAGAGAAACATTGCAGGAAAGCAGAGGTACTGGTGCTTTACGGCTTCTTTTAGAAGCCGGACTAGATGGAATTCATGGACCAGTTGCTCAATTGGGCGAAGTTGATGACTGCTATCGCCAAGCTCTTGAAGTAGCAGCAGGAGCCAGACTGGGTCAAATTGTTGTTGATAATGATCAAATTGCTGCAAAAGCCATTGAATTATTAAAGTTACGAAAAGCAGGAAGATTGACATTTTTACCACTTAATAAAATCAATCAAGGACCTTTAGGAATTAATAAAGCAATACAAAGAAATACTTTCACATCTTCTATTTCTCTTGATGAGCCTTTCATTGGGCGAGCAGTTGATTTGATTAAATTTGAATCTATTTATGAGAATGTGTTTAATTATGTTTTTGGAGAAACACTAGTTTATCGAGATCTAAATTCTGCACGTATTCAGCTAGGAAGAAAAAGGACTGTGACTTTGGAAGGCGAGTTACTTGAAAAGAATGGCGCGATGACAGGCGGAAGTTTTGCAGCTAAAAGCAGTGGATTATCTTTTGGAATTAGCAAAGAAAGAGATGAATTGGAACCAATGCGTGAAAGATTACTTCTACTTGGAGAAACTCTTGCAAAATGCTTTTTAGAAGAGGCTCGACTCAATAAACTACTGTCAGAATTACGAACTGATTTAGTCAAGTTGAACGAACGTCAAGTTGCATTAGAAACTGAGAGAACTTCTAGTCAAACTTCTAATGAACCTCTTTTAGAAAGACAAAATTTACGTAAAAATAGGCTTCAAGAGTTTCACTCTTCAAAAGATATTTATAAGAATGATCTAGCTTTAGTCATTAAAGAGATTGAACCATTGTTATCTGCAATAGAAAAGATAGAAAAAAACGAAGAGTTTTTAGATAAAGATGTTGATGGTGAAAACTTAAAGCAATTACAAATAGACCTTGAGTCAGCAGACTCTGCATTAGATAAGGCAAGGTTACACAGAGATAACCTAGTTAATGAATCTAGGCAGCATCAGTTTTCTTTAGAACGTCTACAAGATCAGATGAATAGTCTATTAATTGAGGAAAATAGGTTAAAAGAATCAGTAGAAAAACTTTCTAGCTCTCATAAGACTTGGCGACAACAAAATATTGATATTGATCGAAGAAGAAATCAGCTTTCAAATGAACAAAAAGATCTTGAAATACATTTTGGTGAACAACGGCGCACACGAGATCTAGTGGAGGCCGATGTTGCAAAACAACGACAAGTTTTGCAAGAGGCACAATGGAATCTCGATCGTCTTAGAGATGAAAGAATTTCTTTGGAAGAAGAGATTCGCAATGGAAATATTCGTCTCCAAGAATTAAAACAAAAATTGCCTGATCCGTTACCTGAAATTTCTGATGTTATAAGAACCAATGGATTAGTTGCTCATCAAGCTGATTTGGAAAATTTACAGCGCCGTATGGAATCTCTTGAACCAGTAAATATGTTGGCACTTGAAGAGCTTGGCAAGCTAGAAAAAAGATTAGAGGATTTATGCCAAAGATTGGATGTTTTATCTGAAGAAAGAACAGAACTATTGCTTCGGATTGAAACTGTTGCAACTCTTCGTCAGGAAGCATTTATGGAAGCTTTCGAGGCAGTTGATATTCATTTCAGAGAAATATTTGCAAATCTTTCTGAAGGAGATGGACATCTTCAACTTGAAAATATGGAAGATCCTTTAGAGGGAGGACTGACTTTGGTTGCGCATCCCAAAGGTAAATCGGTAAGACGACTTGCCGCTATGTCAGGAGGAGAAAAATCTTTAACTGCATTAAGTTTTCTATTCGCTTTACAGCGTTTTCGTCCTTCACCTTTTTATGCATTAGATGAGGTGGATAGCTTTTTGGATGGAGTGAATGTTGAAAGGTTATCTGCTTTAATTGCTAAGCAATCCACTGAGGCACAATTCTTAGTTGTTAGTCATCGCCGCCCAATGATTGGTGCATCTACTCGTACTATTGGAGTTACTCAAGCAAGGGGTGCCCATACGCAGGTAGTTGGCTTGCCTATTGCAGCTTGA
- a CDS encoding glycine zipper domain-containing protein, with protein sequence MESVNSNSHDQSQMDPPPEKEEQWFNDHFESVLPQIQERWPDMAKQTLEATRGSLDELVRVISLHSGKTSYGVKEQLEELFNTASNRTKNLAENLEPLEKQLEDLLDELNSSLRPRIEKPVRQRPLLSIGIATTVGVLLGLLLAGGRKS encoded by the coding sequence ATGGAATCAGTGAATTCTAATTCCCACGATCAAAGTCAGATGGATCCTCCTCCTGAAAAAGAGGAGCAATGGTTCAATGATCATTTTGAAAGCGTACTTCCTCAAATTCAAGAACGATGGCCGGATATGGCAAAACAAACTTTAGAAGCCACACGTGGCAGCTTGGATGAATTGGTGCGTGTCATTTCTCTTCACTCAGGTAAAACAAGTTATGGGGTCAAAGAACAACTTGAAGAACTGTTCAACACAGCAAGTAATCGAACAAAAAACCTAGCTGAAAATTTAGAGCCTCTTGAAAAACAATTGGAAGATTTATTAGATGAATTAAATAGTTCACTGCGCCCAAGAATAGAAAAACCTGTCCGCCAAAGACCCTTACTTTCTATTGGAATTGCAACTACTGTTGGTGTTCTACTTGGACTACTTCTGGCTGGAGGGAGGAAATCCTAA
- a CDS encoding phage holin family protein, translated as MTEYKSKKNFGAAARVTALANSIMDLHVRIALQEMDREKRRLISGGVFLALGGILMLFTLLFLHLLLGILMVSKLQFSIELTILLIAFMDVTLAGISLRVGGYLARGPYLPETLEGISKTTKAVLGKN; from the coding sequence ATGACTGAATATAAAAGCAAAAAAAACTTTGGTGCAGCAGCAAGAGTCACAGCACTAGCTAATTCAATCATGGATTTACATGTGAGAATTGCTCTGCAAGAAATGGATAGAGAGAAGCGACGTCTCATTAGTGGTGGAGTTTTCTTGGCTTTAGGAGGAATATTAATGCTATTTACATTACTTTTTCTTCATCTATTACTGGGAATATTAATGGTATCAAAATTACAATTCTCAATAGAATTAACTATTTTATTAATTGCTTTTATGGATGTAACTTTAGCTGGTATAAGTTTAAGGGTAGGAGGTTATTTAGCCAGAGGTCCATACTTGCCAGAAACTTTAGAGGGTATTAGCAAGACGACAAAAGCCGTACTCGGAAAAAATTAA
- a CDS encoding THUMP domain-containing class I SAM-dependent RNA methyltransferase, with protein sequence MSQSMKLIAVLPQGLEEEGAKELIELGAKSVVPKSRSVLFNADWSCFYRVHLCARLPFRFLREIAEFQCNSPESLYENVQRAFDWKEWIHPSLSFRVDVSGSTYGLPSNHYSALQVKNAIIDVQRSYFGLRSNVNLDKPEFCIHLHLGGGKAALSFASSTHSMHRRGFRPAMGLAPLKENIAAGLIRATQWNYSTPLIDPLCGSGTFLIEAVSIALGLQTGLKQSFLFEQWLDFDSQLWANEKEIVKQHLPKTNQLPLIIGCEKNFDIAEQARINIAEANLQSFIEVKNIHFGDLSLPDEKGILLCNPPYGKRLGNQNELELLYKELGIYCKTKASGWNLWLLSGNANLTKFLKMKATKRMPISNGGIDCRWLNYRIN encoded by the coding sequence ATGAGTCAATCAATGAAATTAATAGCTGTATTGCCCCAAGGTCTTGAAGAAGAAGGGGCAAAAGAGTTAATAGAATTAGGTGCTAAGTCAGTTGTCCCAAAAAGTAGAAGTGTATTATTCAATGCGGATTGGTCTTGCTTCTATAGAGTTCATCTCTGTGCAAGATTACCCTTTCGTTTTTTAAGAGAAATAGCAGAATTTCAATGTAATTCCCCAGAATCTCTTTATGAAAATGTTCAAAGAGCTTTTGATTGGAAGGAATGGATACATCCTTCTTTGAGCTTTAGAGTAGATGTTTCAGGCAGCACCTATGGTTTACCCAGTAATCATTACTCAGCTTTACAAGTTAAGAATGCAATTATCGATGTACAGAGATCATATTTTGGTTTGCGATCAAACGTAAATTTAGATAAACCTGAATTTTGTATACATCTTCATCTTGGAGGAGGTAAGGCAGCTTTAAGTTTTGCTAGCTCTACTCATAGTATGCATAGAAGAGGATTTAGACCTGCAATGGGTTTAGCGCCACTCAAGGAAAATATTGCAGCAGGACTTATTCGGGCAACACAATGGAATTACTCAACACCGCTAATTGATCCTTTATGTGGTTCTGGAACCTTTTTAATTGAGGCAGTAAGTATTGCCCTTGGATTACAAACTGGCCTTAAGCAATCTTTTCTATTTGAGCAGTGGTTGGATTTTGACTCTCAGCTGTGGGCTAATGAAAAAGAAATTGTTAAACAGCATTTACCTAAAACTAATCAACTTCCATTAATCATCGGCTGTGAAAAGAATTTTGATATTGCTGAGCAAGCAAGGATTAATATTGCTGAAGCGAATTTGCAGTCATTTATAGAGGTTAAAAATATACATTTTGGTGATTTAAGTTTGCCTGATGAAAAAGGAATATTGTTATGTAATCCTCCATATGGAAAAAGGCTAGGGAATCAAAATGAGTTAGAATTACTTTATAAAGAGCTTGGTATATATTGCAAAACGAAAGCATCTGGTTGGAATTTATGGCTATTGAGTGGTAATGCTAATTTAACTAAATTCCTTAAAATGAAAGCAACTAAACGTATGCCTATTAGCAACGGAGGTATTGATTGTAGGTGGTTAAATTATAGAATTAATTAA